From the genome of Acidobacteriota bacterium, one region includes:
- a CDS encoding starvation-sensing protein RspA — MDRREYFKLGVAGAVSAALSAQPVAAKEAEARATRGLPTPIIKDIQVITTQPAGVRLVVVKIITNQDGLYGYGCATFTQRADLVVPAVEKYLKPLLLGKPCDRIEDTWQACYNSSYWRNGPVLNNAISGVDQALWDIKGRQANMPVYQLLGGKAREAALVYGTTGGTEPSQAVDRVRGLMAQGFKVVKVMVGVPGMSSYGPSSGPPMRGLHSGPVWEPGPYMRLTLKVLEECRKQLGEEIELIHDVHERVSPHQAVQFAKELEPIRLFYLEDVLSPEQIDYFRQIRQQCTTSLAMGELFNSPHEWKPLIEGRLIDYIRVHLSQAGGLTPARKIAILGEMYGVKTAWHGPGDVSPVGHTAQLHLDLVSTNFGIQEGGIITGLEAEIFRGCATFKDGYLYASDAPGWGIEIDEQLAARHPFRDGPDHLNGGWGIIRRYDGAVINQ, encoded by the coding sequence ATGGACAGACGTGAATATTTCAAGCTAGGCGTGGCAGGAGCCGTGAGCGCTGCGCTTTCGGCGCAGCCGGTGGCGGCAAAAGAGGCGGAGGCGCGCGCAACTCGCGGCCTGCCAACGCCCATCATCAAAGACATTCAGGTGATCACCACTCAGCCGGCCGGCGTGCGCCTGGTGGTGGTAAAGATTATCACCAACCAGGATGGCCTCTACGGCTACGGCTGCGCCACCTTTACGCAGCGCGCCGATCTGGTGGTGCCCGCGGTGGAGAAATATCTGAAACCACTTCTCCTGGGCAAGCCCTGTGACCGCATTGAAGACACCTGGCAGGCCTGCTACAACAGCTCCTACTGGCGAAACGGTCCCGTGTTGAATAATGCCATCAGCGGCGTTGACCAGGCGCTGTGGGACATCAAGGGCCGGCAGGCCAACATGCCCGTCTACCAGTTGCTGGGAGGCAAGGCGCGCGAAGCTGCCCTGGTGTACGGGACCACCGGAGGCACGGAACCTTCCCAGGCTGTTGATCGTGTGCGCGGGCTGATGGCGCAAGGCTTCAAAGTAGTCAAGGTGATGGTAGGCGTGCCCGGCATGTCGTCCTATGGCCCGTCGAGCGGCCCACCCATGCGCGGCCTGCATTCTGGACCAGTATGGGAGCCCGGGCCCTACATGCGTCTGACGCTGAAGGTGCTGGAAGAATGCCGCAAGCAACTGGGTGAAGAAATCGAGCTTATCCACGACGTCCATGAGCGCGTGAGCCCGCACCAGGCCGTCCAGTTTGCGAAAGAGCTGGAGCCCATCCGGCTGTTCTATCTCGAGGATGTGCTCTCACCTGAACAGATTGACTACTTCCGGCAGATCCGGCAGCAGTGCACCACCTCGCTGGCCATGGGCGAGCTGTTCAACAGCCCGCATGAGTGGAAGCCGTTGATTGAGGGCCGGCTGATCGATTATATCCGCGTGCACCTGTCCCAGGCCGGAGGGCTCACCCCGGCACGGAAGATCGCCATCCTGGGCGAAATGTACGGAGTGAAAACCGCGTGGCACGGGCCGGGAGACGTTTCACCCGTGGGCCACACGGCGCAGTTGCACCTCGATCTTGTCAGCACCAACTTCGGCATCCAGGAGGGCGGCATCATCACTGGCTTGGAGGCCGAAATCTTCAGGGGCTGCGCTACTTTTAAGGACGGCTATCTTTATGCCAGCGACGCGCCGGGCTGGGGAATCGAAATCGACGAGCAGCTCGCGGCCAGGCATCCCTTCCGCGACGGACCTGATCATCTCAACGGCGGCTGGGGCATCATCCGACGATACGATGGAGCCGTGATCAATCAATGA